The nucleotide window CTCCAGCGGAATCGCTCCGCCTAATCCGTTCTCCTGTAGCCGCAGTTCGGTGACGTGGCCGGCGGGATCGGTAGTGACGCCATGCCATACATCGAGCGACGCCTCGCTCAGCCAGTTGGCGCTGTTTGTCCAGTTCGGCCCGTCGGTCGCGTTGTAGAGCGCAACCAGCGCGGCCCGTTCCGAGACGGGTACGAGAAGGGGGGCCGGCGTGGGAGTCTCCAGCGAGAACGTTGGTAACTCGGCCACCTGGCTTGCCAGCACCGGCGCCTTGGCCGCGTCCGGGATGATGACGTTGCTCAGCTTCTTCACCTTGTCGGGCACGTTTTGCAGGTTCACCCGGCCCACGGTCGTCCCTGGCGCCGGCACGTTCCAGATCACGAACACGGTGCGCTGCGCCCGCAGCATCTGCAGGCCCTGGGGGTTGCTGTTGACTTCCCGCTCCTCGTAGCGGATGGGCAGGCCGTAGAGATTGAGCCAGTCGGGCTCGCTCAGGAACCGGTCCTTGATGGGCGCGTTTTGGTCCAAGAGCGCCAGGTGGTTCCGCGTGATGGTGGCGAAATCGGCGCCCTGGTCGGCTTCGAGCACCTGGTGCGGGGGCACGTTGGGCAGCTCGACGTCGGGATAGCGATTCGCGAGCACGTCGAGGGTGTTGTAGTAGTTCATCCGCTGCTTGCCGGGGTCCCACTGGAGGATGACCTTCTGGAAGGCCTGGAGGGTGAAGGGGCCGCGCGCCCAGCGCTGGCTGATGGGGTAGCCGATGGCCTGGAGGTCGCGCGCTCGGACGAAGTCCCAGAGCGGCACGCCGTCGGTGTTGGTCACCGCAAAGCCGTCGCCCGGATCCTCGGTGTCGCCGCCCGTAATGGTGAAAAGGCAGCCCTCGTCGAGGGTGACGCCCTCGCACTCCAGCGCCGCCGCCGACGGCCAAACGGTCAGCGCAGCCATGACGGCGATGGCCAGCACCGCGAGCGCCGCGCGCAGCCGTCGCCACCGAATACTCAGGCACAGATCAGGCATGAGGCGTTGCCCTAGGTGACGGCGGCCCGGCACTCCCGCGAACCGCCCGACAGCCAGGCGGCGCAACTCTAGCGCACGCACGGACCGGAGTTTGCCCGCACCGAGCGAACGAGAGTGAGAGTGTGGTTTGCACCGCAGGTGGCGCCGAGCGAGCCGATAACACGGAATGGCGCCGTGGCTGCGGCCTACTCCCGCGCGCGGTCGATGGTGACGGCGGCTCCTCCGCCATCCACCACGTCGGTAGGTGTGGGCTGCGAGTGCATCATGACCCTCTCCGGATCTTGGTCACGCCTGAACCAAGAATCCGTCAGCCGCGTCTCACTCCGCTGTGGTCAGTACACCTAGGGATTGGGCACCGCGAAGCTGATGCCCTCGATTTCGATTGCCAGGTCGACCAAGCTCGGGACGAGATCGAACACCACGGCAAACGTGGCCGTCTCGCCGCTTGGCACGCTCTCGACCTCGACTACCGGGCGGCCTTCCGATGCCGGCGTGGCCATGCCGCTGAGCGCCATGACACCCTCGGAGTCCACAGGAATGCTGTTGTAGTCCGGGTCATACAGAAAAATGTTCTCCTTGGAGACGACGATGTTTCCGCTGTCTTTGGTGTTGGTGAACGTGAAGGTCACGACCAGGTACAGGCCGTTCCGGGGCCTAACCGGTGAGCCTTGAGCCTGCGTCAACTGTTCGAAACGTTGCACCGAGACCAGCGTCAATTTGAACCCAAGTAATGTTGTGCGGACGGTGTCGCCTACCGTGGGCAGGAAGCTGCGCCATTCGGCGCTGTCCGCCCCTTCAACCGTGACCTCCACCACCTCTTCAACCGTGACCTCAGCCGAATCCTCGGCCTCGGTCTCGACCTCCGCTGTCTCGTCGCTGGCCCCGCAGAAGGGCAGACCAAGCCTGGCAAGGTCGTTTTCTTCGACATCCTGCAACCGGTCGGGGATGCAGCCGGTGAATTGGTTACCGCCGGCAAGCGCCAGCCATACGAGCCGGGACAGTTGGGCCAGCTCGGGTGGTATCGCACCGGTTAGGCGGTTTGCCTCGAGACCCAGGTGGATCAGGTTGGAGAGGCGACCAAGCTCGGGCGGGATCGGTCCAGTTATCTGGTTGCCAGTAAGACCAAGCCACTTCAGGTTGGCGAGATCGCCGAGCGCCGGCGGGATTGTTCCCGCAAGGTCGTTGATCGCGAGATCCAGCGCTTCCAGGCTTGCCAGTTGGCCCAACTCGGGCGGGACGGTCCCGGTCAGGCTATTCAATTGGGTACTCAGCACCCTCAGCTTCGAGAGTTGCCCCAGCTCAGGCGGCAAGACTCCGGCCAGCCGGTTGGAGGTGAGCACTAGCTGCGTGACCCGGCCGGAGTCGTCGGTGGCAACCCCGTCCCATTCGCTGAGAGGGGCGTCGCTCAGCCAGTTGGCGTTGCTTCTCCAGTTCGGTCCATTGGTGGCGTGGTAGAGCCGGATCAGCACCTCCCGGTCGGAAGCCGGAGTCGAAACCGGCCCAGGTGCGGATGCCGGCGCTGGCGAGGTCGTGGGCAGCGTGAAGCGGGGGAGCCCGGCGACGTCGTGCTGGGCAACGGGCGCCTTGGCCGCATCCGGAATGATCACGTTACTGAGCCGCTTCACCTTGTCGGGGACGTTCTGCAGGTTCACCCGGCCCACCGTGACTCCCGGAGCGGGCACGTTCCAGATCACGAACACCGTGCGCTGGGCGCGCAGCATCTGCAGGCCTTGCGGATTGCCGTTGACCTCCCGTTCCTCATAGCGGATGGGGAGCCCGTAGAGGTTCAGCCAGTCGGGCTCGCTGAGGAAGCGCGCCTTGATGGCCGCGTTCTGCTCCAGCAGCGCCAGGTGGTTTTGGGTGATGGTGGCGAAGTCGGCGCCGCGGTCGGCTTCGAGCACCTGGTGGGGCGGGACGTTGGGCAGCTCGACGTCGGGGTACCGATTCGCGAGCACGTCGAGGGTGTTGTAGTAGTTCATGCGGCCTTGGCCGGGATCCCACTGGAGGATCACCTTCTGGAAGGCCTGGAGCGTGAAGGGGCCGTTGACCCAGCGCTGGCTGATGGGATAGCCGATGGCCTGGAGGTCGCGCGCTTGGACGAAGTCCCACAGCGGCACGCCGTCAGCGTTGGTGACCGCGAAGCCGTCGTTGGGATCGTCCGTGTCGCCGCCGGTGATGGTGAAGAGGCAGCCGTCGTCGAGGGCGATGCCTTCGCACGACAGCGCCGCTGCTGATGGCCAGACGGTGAGCGCGGCTATCGAAGCAATGGCCAGCACCGCAGCCGCGAGGCGCAGCCGTCGCCGTTGGCTAGCCAGGCACAGCTTGGGCATGAGGGTTCGTATTCCAGGCAGGTATCTAGGCACTCGCGCAAACCGACCAATTCTAGGGAGTGCAAATATACTCCGCCAATGGACCTGTGTCCCAGGTAGCCAGCGGATTCGCAAGTGCGGGTTCGGCTATCGCCGAGAGTGCGTCGTCGCCAAACGGGATCTGGACACCGCCGAATGCCGGTGGTTGCGGCCTACGCTCGTGCGCGATCGATGGTGACGGCGGCTTCGGCGAGAATGGAGCCGGCGATGGCGACGCTGGGCTTGGCGATGCGCACGCGCACGCGGGTGACGCGGGGGAACTCGGCCAGAACGCGCGCGGCGATCGTTTCTCCGAGCGACTCCAGCAGATTGCGCGGCTGCCCCTGCATCACATCCTGCGCGACGGCGTAGAGCTCGCTGTAGTTGACGGTGTCGCTGACGCTGTCGGACTGGCCGGCGGCGCGCAGGTCGGCGTGAACGTCCATGTCCACCACGAAGCGCTGCCCCAGGGTGCGCTCCTCGGCGCGGGCGCCGTGGTAGGCGAAGAAGATCATGCCCTTGAGGCTGATGACGTCGGTGTTCATGGATTTCCGCCTTTGGAGACCCTCACCCTAACCCTCTCCCTGGAAGGGAGAGGGAACCGGACCTGCCCGACGCCAGGCATCCGGCTCGTTTCCAGGCTCGACCGGACTGGATTCCGGCTTCCGCCGGAATGACGGAGGGGATGCGCAGAGGTCTCTCAAGGGGAGAGGGGGTCGAACGAAAGCGTGACGGTTGTGCAAGGGTCACTCGGTTCGTTGGCGGGCGATGTGGTGCAGGACGATGGCGCCGGCGGCGGCGACGTTGAGCGAGCCGATGCCGCTGCGCAGGGGCACGCGCACGATTACATCGCACGCCTCGCGCACGCTTGGCCGCATCCCACGCGCCTCGTTGCCCACGACGATGCAGCATGGCGCGTCGTAGGCCATGGCGTCGAACGGCGTCTCGGCGTCAGCGTCGAGGCCGATGACGCGCACGCCGTCCGACTGGAGGGATTTGAGCGCCCGCGCGAGGTTGGTCACGTTGACCACGGTCGAGCGCAGGCTCGCTCCGGCGGAGGCGCGGGCCAGACCGCCGGTCAGCGCCGCGCTGCGCCGCTGCGGCACGATCAGCCCGGCGCCGCCGCAGGCTTCGAGCGTGCGGACCAGCGAGCCCAGGTTCCCCACGTCCTCGACCTGGTCGGCGGCCAGGATCAGCGGCGGTTGGGCGCGTCCCGGCTGGGGTTGCAGCAGGTCACGCGGTGCGGCGTTCGGGGTTGAGTCAATGGTGGCGACGACGCCCTGGTGGTTGCCGCCGAAGGCCAGCGAGTCCAATTCGGCTGCGTCAACAAAGGCCACCGGCACGCCGGCGTCGCCCGCCAGCTCACGCAGGGGCGCCGTGGATTCGGCGGCGCCACGGGCGACCATCAGGCGCGTCAGGCGGTAGCCGGCAGCGAGCGCTTCGCGGACGGGGTGGCGGCCCCAGATGGCTCCGGCTAGGGGTCGGTCGGCGCCTTGCGGCGCCAAATCGTGCCGTCGGGGCCGTCTTCCAGGACGACGTCGAGGTCCGCCAGACGGTCCCGGACGCGATCGGCGAGCTCCCATTGCCGCGCCTCCCGCGCCATGCCGCGAATCTCGACCAGCAGCTCAATGTACGGCGCGGCGTCTGCGGCGTCGGCCGTGCCTTCGCCCACCTCGATGCCGAGGACGCCCAAAAGGTCGCGGAGACAGGCCTGGGCCTCGGTCACGGCAGCGGGCGTCGCGCTCGGCGCGGCACGGTTGATGGACCGCCCAAGCTCGAACAGCGCGCCGATGGCGCGTGGGGCGTTGAAGTCGTCGTCCATGGCGGACTCGAACTCGCGCTGGGCCTGTCCAGACGCCGCGGCCAGCGTCTCCGCGTCGCCAGAGGGATCGCCGCCGCGCGCGCGCAGAATGCTCCGCAGCCGCTCGTAGGCGGACGCGGACGGCTGCAGGGCCTCCATCGAGAAGCCCATCGCCGTGCGGTAGTGCACCGAAAGGAAGAAGAGCCGCAGCACGTCCGGCTCCACGACCTCCAGCACATCCGCCAGGGTGGTGTAGTTGCCGGCGGAGTGGGCCATTTTTTCGCCCTCGGTCTGCAGCAACCCCGTGTGCAGCCAGTGCCGCACGAACGGCGACTCCCCGCTGCCGGCTTCGGACTGCGCGATCTCGTTTTCATGATGCGGGAAGATCAGGTCGGCGCCGCCGCCGTGGATGTCGATCTGGTTGCCGAACGCGGTCTGGATCATGGTGGAGCACTCGATATGCCAGCCGGGGCGTCCGCGACCCCAGGGACTGTCCCAGCCGATCTCGTCGTCCGGGGCGAGCTTCCAAAGCGCGAAGTCGCGCGGGTCGCGCTTCTCGGGGTCCACCTCCACGCGCGCGCCGGCCTCGACGCCGAGTTCGTCCGTGCGTCCGGACAGCGAGCCGTAGTCGGGGAAGTCAGGCACCGAGAAGTAGACTCCCTGCGAGGTGGCGTAGGCCACGCCGCGGTCGATGAGATGTTGCACCGCCGCCACAATCGCCGACATCGAGCCGGTGACCGTGGGGTACTCGTGGGCATGGCGCACGCGCAGGCGGTCGAGCACGTCGAAGTAGGCTCGCGTCTGCTCCTCGGCATATTCGAGCGGGTCCTGTCCGACGGCC belongs to Chloroflexota bacterium and includes:
- the cysS gene encoding cysteine--tRNA ligase, giving the protein MTLHISDTRTGEKRPFTPLDETVRIYVCGMTPKAPPHAGHGFMFVHMDVVRRYLEYRGYKVRHLQNFTDIDDKIIDRARAVGQDPLEYAEEQTRAYFDVLDRLRVRHAHEYPTVTGSMSAIVAAVQHLIDRGVAYATSQGVYFSVPDFPDYGSLSGRTDELGVEAGARVEVDPEKRDPRDFALWKLAPDDEIGWDSPWGRGRPGWHIECSTMIQTAFGNQIDIHGGGADLIFPHHENEIAQSEAGSGESPFVRHWLHTGLLQTEGEKMAHSAGNYTTLADVLEVVEPDVLRLFFLSVHYRTAMGFSMEALQPSASAYERLRSILRARGGDPSGDAETLAAASGQAQREFESAMDDDFNAPRAIGALFELGRSINRAAPSATPAAVTEAQACLRDLLGVLGIEVGEGTADAADAAPYIELLVEIRGMAREARQWELADRVRDRLADLDVVLEDGPDGTIWRRKAPTDP
- the rlmB gene encoding 23S rRNA (guanosine(2251)-2'-O)-methyltransferase RlmB, which codes for MGARRSRPGPSGGPRRRPGRRPRRHDLAPQGADRPLAGAIWGRHPVREALAAGYRLTRLMVARGAAESTAPLRELAGDAGVPVAFVDAAELDSLAFGGNHQGVVATIDSTPNAAPRDLLQPQPGRAQPPLILAADQVEDVGNLGSLVRTLEACGGAGLIVPQRRSAALTGGLARASAGASLRSTVVNVTNLARALKSLQSDGVRVIGLDADAETPFDAMAYDAPCCIVVGNEARGMRPSVREACDVIVRVPLRSGIGSLNVAAAGAIVLHHIARQRTE
- the folB gene encoding dihydroneopterin aldolase, with product MNTDVISLKGMIFFAYHGARAEERTLGQRFVVDMDVHADLRAAGQSDSVSDTVNYSELYAVAQDVMQGQPRNLLESLGETIAARVLAEFPRVTRVRVRIAKPSVAIAGSILAEAAVTIDRARA